A genomic region of Arachis stenosperma cultivar V10309 chromosome 9, arast.V10309.gnm1.PFL2, whole genome shotgun sequence contains the following coding sequences:
- the LOC130947299 gene encoding protein CHROMATIN REMODELING 20 isoform X3, protein MATFKEEWETVLDDLETESANLLEQLDGAGIELPSLYKWIEKEAPNGCRTEAWKKRNHWVGLQATTEIAESVADAEKYLQVNRPVRRRHGKLLEEGASGFLQKKIGDETKDPVKKGMEGDWDLFNKIVSDGSGTDVSFGSKHWASVYLASTPQQAALMGLKFPGVNEVEEIDDVDGNSADPFVAAAIANERELDLSEEQKRQFKKVKEEDDAIVDRKLQIHLKQRRRRKKSKQNDKLEDFDAGYDLEKENAMSTGDLADPPKSLLDDIIEQRGTKRLNDGELDTDNKKSRTISDDSDDDTDAIEDKVDRNMSTLEEKGLLNSGADTLPSVCPNEKFHCTICHQVALEVHSHPLLKVIICGDCNCLMEEKICRKDLSLDSPSSHCAWCGGSSGLINCKSCTMLFCTNCIKKNLGAESLTKAQATGWDCCFCQPNSLQRLTLLLEKAMGSTAELVSSSSSDSENSDDSDDSDESDAEINATISSKRRRKKKIRRILDDTELGEETKKKIAIEKERQERLKSLRGQFSASPNEMSSSNLSEGASVEVLGDAASGYIVNVVREKGEEAVRIPPSISAKLKAHQIAGIRFMWENIVESIRKVKSGDKGLGCILAHTMGLGKTFQVIAFLYTAMRCVDLGLRTALIVTPVNVLHNWRQEFIKWKPSELKQLRVFMLEDVPRDRRVELLAKWRTKGGVFLIGYTAFRNLSFGKHVKDRNVAREICHALQDGPDILVCDEAHMIKNTRADVTHALKQVKCQRRIALTGSPLQNNLMEYYCMVDFVREGFLGSSHEFRNRFQNPIENGQHTNSTLTDVKIMNQRSHILYEQLKGFVQRMDMTVVKKDLPPKTVFVVTVKLSLLQRKLYKRFLDVHGFSKDSAHEKFGKRCFFAGYQALARIWNHPGILQLTKEDKDYVRQEEAVENFIVDDCSSDDNSDINAVGEKMRYANDLPQKKDGTGFFVKGWWHDLLPGKIYREPDHGGKMVLLLEILTISSSVGDKVLVFSQSIPTLDLIELYLSKIPRHGKPGKRWKKGKDWYRLDGRTESSERQRIVERFNEPSNKRVKCTLISTRAGSLGINLHSANRVVIIDGSWNPTYDLQAIYRAWRYGQTKPVFAYRLLAHGTMEEKIYKRQVTKEGLAARVVDRQQVHRTISKEEMLHLFEFGDDENPETLAELNQENGSSSNTVKHTTPHSNGSSNSDKLMESLLKNHQPRWIANYHEHETLLQENEEEKLSKEEKDMAWEVYKKSLEWEEVGRVPISDPMPDQKAEMAASSKLQQVKDPLSMVSSSRIRNRFNMRKCTNLAHMLTLRSQRIKQGGCTVCGECAQEIRWDDLKITK, encoded by the exons ATGGCTACTTTTAAAGAAGAGTGGGAAACTGTGCTGGACGACCTTGAAACTGAAAGTGCCAACTTGCTG gaacaactCGACGGTGCTGGAATTGAGCTCCCAAGCCTTTATAAGTGGATTGAAAAGGAAGCTCCCAATGGTTGCCGCACTGAAGCATGGAAAAAGAGGAATCATTGGGTAGGGTTGCAGGCAACTACGGAAATTGCTGAATCAGTTGCTGATGCTGAGAAGTATCTACAAGTAAACAGACCTGTTAGAAG GCGACATGGTAAACTACTTGAAGAGGGAGCTAGTGGATTTctccaaaaaaaaattggtgatGAAACCAAGGATCCTGTAAAGAAAGGAATGGAGGGAGATTGGGATTTGTTCAATAAAATAGTGTCTGATGGGAGTGGCACTGATGTTTCATTTGGCAGTAAGCACTGGGCTTCTGTTTATTTGGCCAGCACCCCACAGCAAGCTGCACTGATGGGACTCAAATTTCCTGGAGTTAATGAG GTAGAGGAGATTGACGATGTTGATGGCAATTCGGCTGATCCATTTGTTGCAGCTGCGATAGCAAATGAAAGAGAACTAGATCTTTCTGAGGAGCAAAAGAGACAATTTAAGAAG GTCAAAGAAGAGGATGATGCTATTGTTGATAGGAAGCTTCAAATCCATTTGAAACAAAGGAGGCGTCGGAAGAAAAGTAAACAg AACGATAAACTTGAAGATTTTGATGCTGGTTACGATCTTGAAAAGGAAAATGCTATGAGTACTGGTGACTTGGCTGATCCACCCAAATCTTTGTTGGATGATATTATTGAACAGCGGGGAACTAAGCGTTTGAATGATGGTGAGCTCGACACTGATAATAAAAAGTCTCGTACTATTAGTGATGATAGTGACGATGACACAGATGCCATTGAAGACAAGGTAGATAGGAATATGAGTACTCTAGAGGAAAAAGGCTTATTAAACAGTGGAGCTGATACTCTTCCTTCAGTGTGTCCAAATGAGAAATTTCACTGCACAATTTGTCATCAAGTGGCTCTTGAAGTTCACTCACACCCTCTGTTGAAGGTGATTATTTGTGGAGATTGCAATTGCTTAATGGAGGAAAAGATATGCCGAAAG GACCTGAGTCTTGATTCTCCCTCAAGTCATTGTGCATGGTGTGGAGGAAGCAGTGGATTAATTAATTGTAAATCATGCACAATGTTATTCTGCACCAACTGCATAAAGAAGAATCTTGGTGCAGAATCTCTTACTAAAGCTCAGGCCACTGGCTGGGATTGTTGTTTTTGCCAGCCAAATAGTCTGCAAAGACTGACACTGCTATTGGAGAAAGCTATGGGATCTACTGCTGAACTAGTTTCCAGCTCTAGCAGTGATTCAGAAAATTCAGATGATTCAGATGATTCGGATGAGTCTGATGCAGAGATTAATGCTACAATCAG CTCTAAGAGAAGGCGCAAAAAGAAGATTCGAAGGATACTCGATGATACGGAATTAGGtgaagaaacaaaaaagaaaatagcaATTGAAAAG GAACGTCAGGAACGCTTGAAGTCTTTGCGAGGCCAGTTCTCTGCTTCACCAAATGAAATGAGCTCATCAAATTTATCCGAAGGGGCTAGTGTTGAAGTTCTTGGCGATGCGGCATCAGGTTACATAGTGAATGTTGTGAGGGAGAAAGGTGAAGAAGCTGTCAGAATTCCTCCGAGCATCTCAGCCAAACTCAAAGCCCACCAG ATTGCAGGAATAAGATTTATGTGGGAAAATATAGTAGAGTCAATAAGAAAAGTGAAGTCTGGGGATAAAGGTCTTGGCTGTATTCTAGCTCATACCATGGGCCTTGGTAAAACTTTTCAG GTGATTGCTTTCTTGTACACTGCAATGAGGTGTGTTGATTTGGGGTTAAGGACCGCACTTATAGTCACACCTGTCAATGTTCTGCATAATTGGCGGCAGGAGTTTATTAAGTGGAAGCCCTCAGAGTTAAAGCAACTCAGAGTCTTCATGCTGGAAGATGTACCAAG AGATAGGAGGGTTGAGCTGCTTGCAAAGTGGAGAACCAAAGGTGGTGTCTTTTTGATTGGTTATACTGCTTTCCGTAATTTATCTTTTGGGAAGCATGTGAAAGACCGGAATGTGGCCAGAGAGATTTGCCATGCTTTGCAG GATGGACCGGACATTCTTGTTTGTGATGAAGCCCATATGATTAAAAATACAAGGGCTGATGTAACTCATGCCTTGAAACAAGTAAAATGCCAAAGAAGAATTGCCCTGACTGGATCGCCCCTTCAAAACAATCTCATGGAATACTATTGT ATGGTTGATTTTGTAAGAGAAGGTTTTCTTGGAAGCAGCCATGAATTTAGAAACCG CTTCCAGAATCCTATAGAGAATGGTCAACACACTAATTCGACTCTCACAGATGTGAAAATTATGAACCAAAGATCACATATTCTCTATGAACAGTTAAAAGGCTTTGTCCAAAGAATGGACATGACTGTGGTGAAAAAGGATCTACCCCCCAAAACTGTCTTCGTGGTAACTGTCAAGCTTTCTTTGTTACAAAGAAAACTGTACAAAAGATTCCTTGATGTGCATGGGTTCAGTAAAGACAGCGCTCATGAAAAGTTTGGAAAAAGATGTTTTTTTGCTGGTTACCAGGCGTTAGCCCGG ATATGGAACCACCCTGGGATCTTGCAATTAACAAAAGAAGACAAGGACTATGTAAGACAAGAAGAAGCTGTTGAGAATTTTATCGTGGATGACTGCAGCAGTGATGATAATTCCGATATTAATGCTGTTGGAG AGAAGATGAGGTATGCAAATGATTTGCCGCAAAAGAAAGATGGTACTGGCTTTTTCGTAAAG GGTTGGTGGCATGATCTACTTCCTGGAAAGATTTATAGAGAGCCTGATCATGGTGGCAAAATGGTTTTGCTACTAGAGATATTAACCATAAGTTCTAGTGTGGGCGATAAGGTATTAGTTTTTAGTCAGAGCATACCAACGCTAGACCTCATAGAACTTTATCTCTCAAAGATACCCCGACATGGCAAACCTGGGAAGCGTTGGAAGAAGGGGAAAGATTGGTATCG GCTGGATGGAAGGACAGAGAGCTCTGAAAGGCAGAGGATTGTTGAGAGATTTAATGAGCCCTCAAATAAGAGGGTAAAATGCACTCTGATTTCAACCAGAGCAGGTTCTTTGGGTATTAACCTTCATTCTGCTAACCGTGTTGTTATAATTGATGGTTCTTGGAATCCAACATACGATCTGCAGGCCATCTATCGTGCTTGGAG GTATGGGCAGACAAAACCTGTATTTGCATACCGATTGCTGGCTCATGGCACCATGGAAGAGAAAATATATAAGCGCCAG GTAACAAAGGAGGGGCTTGCCGCTAGAGTGGTTGATAGGCAACAGGTGCATAGGACCATATCTAAAGAAGAGATGTTACATCTGTTTGAGTTTGGTGATGATGAGAACCCTGAGACTTTGGCTGAACTTAATCAAGAAAATGGCAGCAGTAGTAATACAGTTAAACATACAACACCACATTCAAATGGAAGTAGCAACTCTGATAAGCTAATGGAAAGCTTACTTAAAAATCATCAACCCCG TTGGATTGCCAATTATCATGAACATGAAACCCTGTTACAAGAAAATGAAGAGGAGAAGCTATCAAAAGAGGAGAAAGACATGGCTTGGGAGGTGTACAAGAAATCACTTGAATGGGAAGAAGTGGGGAGGGTACCAATTAGTGACCCCATGCCTGATCAAAAGGCAGAGATGGCTGCAAGTTCAAAACTACAACAGGTGAAAGACCCTCTTAGCATGGTGTCAAGTAGTAGAATAAGGAATCGTTTTAACATGAGAAAGTGCACAAACCTTGCACACATGCTCACACTCAGAAGTCAGAGAATAAAACAAGGTGGCTGTACAGTTTGTGGGGAATGTGCTCAGGAGATCAGGTGGGATGACTTGAAGATTACTAAATAG